In Methanobrevibacter sp. V74, the genomic window TCCATAAATGGAGCATGCATAGAATATTTTAAATTAAAGCTTTCTACATTGGCTATATTAATATCTTGATTAGGGTACTGGTGTAGAATTTCAGCATATTCAAGTCCTAACTCTTCAATAAATTCTAAACTATCTTCTAATTTGTCATTTATCCCTGCTAATGTTGATGCACCAATTTTCATATCATCACTATTTTTTAATTGCTGTAATTTCTAATCCCATTTCTATAGCTTCTATAATAAAATTAGATAGTTCAATTCCTTGTTTAATTTTAATTTCTCCTTTTTTAGAGGTGGTGGCAGTAAGTAAATATTCACCACCTATACAAATATCAAAGTTTTTTCTACCATTGTCACGACCTAAATCTAAAATTAATTGTTTTTTTGTGTGAATTATGTCAATTTCAAAGGATTTTCTATTTTGAATATTTTTTTCAAGCACTTCAACACCAATACTTATTCCGATATCTTTTTCAATTTCAGCTATTCGCCTACCATTTTTACCAATGATTTCTGGGATGTGTTGTTCTTCAAAATAGATTTTAGCTCTTTCAGGTGATATTACTTCAACTTCTACTTTTGCTTTTTTAGGTAGTATCCTTTTTATTTTCCTTAAAATTTCTTTTTCAGCTATTTTTTCAACTGATGATTTTTGTGATTGTAAATCAGTATCTTGATTTACTAAATCAACATCCATAACAATTGTTTGTTCACCATAAGTGTAGATTTCATTTTTAAGTTCTCCACTTTCAAAATCTCTAACTTCAATAACAGGCCTTGCAAGATCTGCTTCTTTCATACCAGTTGGAACTTTAACGGTTATTTTTGTTTCATAAACATTTTTAACAGCACCATCTTCAATATAGATGCTAGTATCAACAATTGAAGGTATCACACCAAGTTCTACTCTTGAAGCTATTCTTTGAATTGCATCAATTGGTCTAGTTGCATGCACAACACCAATCATTCCAACACCAGCTAATCTCATATCTGCAAATATATTAAAATCATTATTTTTTCTTAGTTCATCATAAATAGTATAATCTGGACGAACAAGAAGTAAAACATCGGCAGTATTCTCCATACTTCCTTCAAGGGGACTGTATTGTGTAATTTCATTGGGTAATTGCAAATCTCTTGGCGATTCCATTGTTTTTACAACTTTATTTAGTTCTTCTGAGTAAAATTTAGCAATAGATTGTACAAAAGTACTTTTTCCTGCTCCTGGTGAACCGGATATTAATATTCCTTCTGCATTAGTTCTTATCCTATCCATTAGTTTATCAGATAAATGATAATCACTTAATTCAATATTAACAACAGGTTTAACTGCGGTTATTTCTAAACTTTCAGAAAAAGGCACTTCTGCTATCGAAATTCTATATTGTTTTGAATAATTCAAGAGAAAACATTCAGTAAATACACAATTGGTTGTGATATTTCAACATCATGTTGTTTTTTAAGTAATAAGAGATTTCTATGAAGTCCTGCATCATAAACTGATATAAATCATCAATACAATCAGCAGCGAATGTAATATTTGAATTGTTAGAAACAGGTAAATATAAATCAGTGTGAAAAAATTTTACCACATTTTTTAAGTTTTCATCAATTCTTAAAAATATAAGTTTACGTTTCGTAAAATTCCATTTTTAATATTGTTTGGTGATTTACAAGAAGGACAACTTAGCAATTTTATTCTCAAAATGAATTTTGCCCCTCTTTTCTAATATAATTAGAACTATTATTAATAGATTCACATTCAAACGAGAAAGACCTTCAAATTCACGGAATTCAGAAAATTCAAGTACCAAATCAAAAAATTTAAGTCATATAGACTCCATACTATTACATAGAAATTCTATATATTAGTTTAAGCTGATATAAACAATTTACTACTTTTAAATTAAAAATAAATAATAAATAGTAGAGAAATTTTTCATGCCACAAAAAATTCAAATCACACAAGTTTTTGAAAGAGATTTCATATTTTACCATTCATCAATGAAATAACCCCTCTTAATCAATACTATTATAATAACTAAATTAATAAACAAAGATAAGAATATCTATGTTTTAAAAAAATGCAGTTATAATAAATATTGTTAAAATAAGGATTATATAAGTTTTAATCCTTATTTTTTTATTTTAATTTTAGTGTTTTTGTTTATTGCGTAATTTTGGTTTGCTGATTTTATAACTACTTTATGTGTTCCGACTTTTAAACAACATGTGTGTAAGTGAGTTTGTCCCTTTTCATCTGTTATTAATGTGTATGTTTTGTATTTTTTTCCTGTGAAGCATTTTACTTTGATTTTAATAAAAGGTACTGCTTTTTTGGTTTTTTTGTTGATGATTTTGATGTTTAATTTTTTGTCTTTGTGGATTTTTGCTGTGATTTTATTTGTTTTTACAATTGTGGGGATTTTATTGATTTTAATATTAACCTTTTGGGTTGGTGATTTATAATTGTTTAAAATATTAATATAAGCTTTATAGTTTCCTGCTTTCCATTTTGATACATTAAATTTGGCTTTTCCATTTTTATTTGTAGTTGCATAGTATGTTTTACCATTGACTTTTAATGCTAATTTAACATTGCTAATGAAATAATAATTTTTTATATCCATAAGTTCAACGGTGAAATATTTTCCTGAATTATATATGGTTTTAAAATTATCAGCATGGATAAATGCTGGAACTTTATTAACTTTAATAATCGCATTAGCACTATACTTATAAAGTTTATCATGACTACTTAATTCAACCTTGTAAATACCATCATTTAAGTTATCAGGTAACTTTAAAACACCTAAACCCTTATCATCAATAGTTAGGTTAAATATTTTATCATAACCTTTTTTAAATATGTGTACTTTAACAATGTCTCCTTTAAATGGAATATCTCCTAAACTAAATTTAACAAGAAAATTACCTGCTGTTCCATAGTTGATGGAAAGATTATTAGCAGTTAAATGTCCTTTAGAGTTTACAACAACACAATAAAATCTAGCAGGTTTAGACGGATCATTATCATATAAATCTCCAATATAATCACCATGAACAACACCTTCTAAAAACTTATAATGAGAAGCAGCACCCATAATTCCATGATATCCTGTGTTATTGAAGAAAAATGTATCTCGAATAGTTCCGTTTGCCCCTTCCCAATAAATAGCACCACTTCCACCATAACTTACACTATAAAATTCATTATTATATATTGATGAAGCGATTATAGTTCCATTATTACCTTTCCAATATATAGCACCACCAGGACCACTTTCTAAAGGTTCCAAGATAGATAAATATCCCCCATTTACTTTCCCATTTATTATTCTTAAGTTTTTTAGTACTACATTGTCAGAAAGTATGTATAATGCTCTGTATTTTTTATTAGCGTCTAAAGTACTGTGCCCATTTTCACTTGTGATTGTTATGCTTTTATTAACAATTATTTGATGACCAGTACTTTTATAAGTTCCATTAAGGACAATGGTATCATTATCGTTTGCTATGTTAATTGTTTTTTGAATATCTTCAAAAGTGCTTCCATTAACATATCTAACTACTCCACCTGTTTTTTTTAAAGGAACATTATCTATATTAGATAAATAAGAAAGATTTGGAGCATCAGTATTGTCTTCTATTATTGTATCATTAATGTTCTCATTAGCTGATACTAATCCTATGCTGAATATTAAAATAATTAATAATAATGTTGATATTAATATTTTATTCATTATTATATCCTCCTTTTATTTTATTATTTTTATATTTCTGGTACATGATATTGTGTATTTGTTGTTTGCAGAACTTATAATAACTTTATGTGTTCCTACACTTAAAATTTTTGTATTTAAATAAATTGTACCTTTATCGTTTGTTGTTAATGTGTATGTTTTGTAGTTTTTTCCTGTGAAAACTTTAAGAAAAACCTTTATTCCCGTAATTGTTTTTCCTGTAACTTTATTTTTAATATTAGCAGTAAAATATTTGTTTGCTTTGTATTTATGAATTATATCTTTAGCATTTACTATAGTAGGTGCTTTATTTATTTTTATCGTACTTGTTTTTGAATCAGCTTGCAGGTATTGAGTTGGTTCTCCACTCTCTATGATTACTTTATGAGTTCCGATGGATAATTTAGAGCAATGATGTTTTGAATAATTCAAGAGAAAACATTCAGTAAATACACTACATATTTTTTCTTATTTTATTTATTTTAATATCTATTTTTTCTTCTTTTAAAAACTTTCTGAGGACATCTTTTTTATACTCTTTCTATTGGTAGGTTTACTCAAAATTATATGATTTTAACCTTGTAGAAACCATATCAAAATTTATGGTAACATCGAATTTATTTAGTTGTTTTGTCTAAATAAGTCATATAAATTCTTTATTTTTAATTTTAACATGTTTTTCATTCATTATTATTTTTCACTTGAACGTGTACTTAGCAAAAAAATTTTTCCAAAAATGCTTAGATTTTGATTTTAAGCGATTTTATTTCTTTAATTTTTTTACACTTGAAATATAACTTACTATTATCCAAATAATGCGATAAATAACTATATATATATTAAAATGGAGAATATATATTAATATGAAGAAAAAAATAAAATATTCTCCATATTTATTATTTGAATTCAAGACAGTTAAACCTTTTGGATTTTGGACTTAAAATTAACAAATGAACCTCAAGAAGAAAAAACTATTTTTTTCCATTGCTAAACATGAAAAAATATGCTGTTAAAATTTTGTTGAATTAACCTATAACTATTCCAAATGGATTTTTCCAAAGTATTTCCTGTGATTACAGGCAATCTATTATGTACAATCAGCCACAATTATTCACTATTTTAGCAATGAAAACCTATTTAAAGACCAACCTATCGTGAAATAGTTGAATGTTTGGAGCTTATAGATAAAATAAGAAAATTCCTAGGTCTTAATAAGCTACCACACTTCACAACTATTCAAAAAATTCTTTGTAAAAGAATGTCAGACACCATAATTAAAAGATTTAAATGACTTAATTAATTTTTATGCATCCATCAGAATGTAAAATTAGTTGCCATATGGATGGAACTGGGCACACAAGCGACTATGCTGATAAAATTATTATGCACATAATATAGAGGCAAATCACGAAAAGCTTACATTAAAAACCAATATTGCAATCAAATGTTGACACACGAATGATCCTAAAATTACGCAGCAAATAAAAGTCCAAAACATGATACACAATTCTCATTACCTTCAATTAGGCAATTAATACCATACAAACCCCCTATTACATACTAACAGATAAACATATGATTTCCGAAAATAAGAAAAATGCATAAAATGAAGAAGTAGGATCATTCGACCAAATACCATTAAAAAAAGGTGCGACAACAGGACATTACTGCACTGCCTAAAATTGTCATGATTTTTTGTAGCTTACTCTTAATGCCATGTATTATGTGGGTTACCAAACATTAGTAATCTGCATATCCATTAATCAGGACAACCAAAACCAAATTTTCAAGAGGATGTTCAGTTAAGAAAGTTGGTTAAACCAAGAGGTTTATCTCCAAATGCTATAAAAAATTATAATCTGTTTTAGAGAAATATGTGAATAAATAATGGATGAATTAAATTATTATTTCATCAACATTGTAACTTTTCAATTTAGAAGAGTGTCCGCCAAAACTCAAAAATTAATTTTTGACAAACACGAATAATGCTTCAATTGTAAAAATAAAGAAAATGTTGCCTAGATGAATTGCTTTTGGCGAACACCCTTTAAAAGAAAAAAATAAAGCATTATCCAGAACATTTAGTCGAATGTTTTGAAAAAGAATTTTTCCCAGAATATCGAAAATTTCTCTAAAAAGATTATAAAGAAAAATTAGAAAGTACAAATAACAATAGAGAATTTCAATGGTAATACAATGCCTAAATATGAAAAAAGAAGTTATAAAACAAGAGGATTATGGAGTGCATTAATGCACAAAAAAGATGGCTGGATAAAAAGACGAAATGAAGACCTAACAAATTGACAGTCCCGAGTTTATAGGAACATTAAAATTAGATGTAGGTTAATTATTATACATGAAACCTAAAAATAAAAAACCTACAGAAATATATTGTGTCGAAGACTTATTTAAATATTGCTTATTTGGTCAGGAAATGTTCTCTACATTTCTAAACATTATTTCACTTAATATCGTTGATTTATTCTTAGAAATGTTTGATTTTAAATTAAATGTGGTTTATTTTGATTATAGAGAATATGATCCGGAATTTGCTAAAACACATATCAAAAATGCTTTAGTTGAATTTAAATTTAACAAAAAATACATAATTTTCAAACAAACTTACAATATCGCCAACTTAATTTTTCTTCTAAAAATTATTGTTTTCTATTTTATTAATATTTTATTAGTTTATTGGTTATATATCATGTTTATATTTGTTATTTTTAAAAATTAGTAATTCAATATTTGTATTTCTTTGTTTAAATAGTTATTTGTCTTATTTAATTTTGCAAGTGCCAAAGTTGCAAATCAATTTAATTAATTCTTTCTTCATTTTATTTAAAGATAGTGAAAATTTTATTGATTTTTAAATAATTGATATTTAATTGTTTACGTTATAGAAAGTTATAATAGTTTAAAAATAGATTTTTAGTATTATACAAAGTTTTATTAAGGATTGAGGGCATATTATGAACAAAAAATACAAACCCTCAATACTATATTGGGGAAAGAAATTAATTAACTTTTCTATTTTTCCCAATGCTGTCAATCTAAGGTTTTTTTAATTTAAGCTGTCTTATTTCTTTTTATCTCTTTCTTCGTTGGCAGTTGCTTTTATTTTAGTGCACATTATGTCTTTTTTGGCTATTTTTAATATTTCTCTTTTATTGTGTGTCGTATTTGTTTTTTATCGTCTGTTAGTAATTTTGGTATTTCTTCTTTGATTTTGAAGACTCTTTCAAAAACTTGTGTGATAACTAATTTTTTCGATTAATCTATTCATTTAATTTTTTCAAAATAACAGATTAATTAGCTTTAAATTATAAAAATAACTCCAAATATTAAGAAAAAGTTTTTAATAAAAAACTTGCAGATATTTAAATCACATAAGTTTTTGAAAGTGCCATTTTGAAAGGTACCATTCCTAGAAACTTAAGATTTTTCATGTGAAATTTTTTATTAATTCTGTTTATTTGATAACGTTGTTATATTATTTTGGGATTAGGATTTGATTTTCGTAAGTTTTTTATATGATTTGTGAACAGAACTATTAAACAAGATGTGAAAACTCACTAATTTTTGGTGAAATTATTTGATTAGTGTGTTTTTTTCTTGTTTCCTGGATGTTTATTATAAACATCCGGGGTTTTTCGTTCTGATTATTATTATTGTATTGATTTTCTTTATATTGTATTAGTTCTTTAGATGCTTCTTTTACTATAAAATCGATTATTTGCTCTCTTTTCGTTTGCGTTTCAAATATTAGGTCAAATAAGAATAAATAGATGTTTCCCGTTATTTTTGCGAAATTCGACTGATAAATTATTTTTTCATCTTTATTTCTGGGTATTCTTGTTATATTGTTTTCTGCATGATTTTTAATTGTCATTGCTAGGTTATAAACGAATATGTGGGCGTGAAAATCTTGTTCGATTATTGTTCTTCGAATTCCGCTGAAATCTTCGATTTCGATTAAATTTTTTAATCTGTCAAATCCAGTTTCAACTGCCCATCTTTTACCATATAATTCTTTTAAATCTTCTGTTGAGAATTCTTCAGATGTTAAATTTGTTGCAAGTATTTCAGGTTCGTTCTTACCAATATCTACTAATGCTATGCGAATTTCTAATCGCCCCATCTTTCTTGCTTTTTCTTTTAAATTTTTCATCATCATCAAAATGACTTAATCTATTATTTGTTAAATTTATTTTTATAATTTCATCATTAGTCTTCATTTGTTTGATTAAATGTCTAAATACATTTTTTGGTAGTCTTATTAAAAATTTAGAGTTTAAATCAATGGTTTTTGCCATGAGTTCGATTGATGAATATCCTCGATCGTAAATGGTAATTAATTTTGTAATGTTTAATCTTTGTTTTAAGTTCTCTAAATGTTCAATTGCTAAATCTACTTCATTTATTGTTGTTTCAACAATTTTTGCTGTTAAAATATGTTTAGAATGAACGTCTAAAAGACATGAAACTCTTGCACGAATTCTTTTTTCTTTTAACAGGTTTTCATCACCAACAGGGAATTCTTCACGTGTTAAAGTAACATTGGGAAGATCAATAATACTTCCATCACAAGCACTAACAATATATCCTTTAAATTTTGAAAATCCAGAATATTTGCCATATAATTGGTCAATAAAAGATTCATTCATATCAATTTAAAAAAAAACTTTTGGGTCAATGAACATTCTTTGTTTTCCAATTCCTTGGCTAGAAATTGTTTTAAACTTCTTATTCAATCCTATTGTGAAAAATCTAATCGTTTCAATATAAGATGTACAGCTTCTTTGAGAAAGAATAAATGTTGTATACTCTTTTTGAGTCATTTTTCTATCTCTAATAAACTTATTATCTTCAGTTACATATTTTTCAGATATAAAAACATCAAATAAACTGAAAAAATCTTTGACAAATCTATCATAAGAATACATCAATCCAACCCCCAATCAAATAAATTCATGATTAAAAAACTTTAATTACTTATATAAATATATATATAATTAATAATATTTAAAATAAACTATTAATAATTATTAAAATTAGATATAAATAAATTAAAATTAATTAATAAAGTATTAAAATAAATAATAACTGATTAAAGCAAAATAAATCAAAATTAGCAATTTTCAATGAATAAACAATGATAAAAAAAATAAAAAATCTTAAGTTTCTAGGAATGGAAAGGTACAAATAGTTTTAAATATGAACAGAAATAAAATTGTTATATTAAAGAAATTTTTATAAATCTTTATTTTGGTGATTTTAATTGAATATGAAAAATGAAAAAATTGTAATGCCTGGAGATAAATTAGGAATTATAGAACAGTATCTCCCAGGAGAAGGTACTTATGATGATGATGGTGACATTAAATCCACAGTACTTGGAAATGTTAAAATTAATCAAAAAAGAAAGGTTATTTCTGTTGTGTCAGATGCAAAACCTGCTCTTTTAAAAGTAGGAGATATCGTTTACGGTCAAATTACCGATATCAAGCCTCAAAGAGCAAATGTAACAATTGAATGTATGAAAGATAATGGACGACCATTAGCTCTGCCATATATGGGTGCAATCCATATTTCACAAGCAAAAAAAGACTACTTAGAAAAATTATCAGACGCTTTTAGAATTGGAGACATTATTCAAGCAAAAGTGATTAAAATAACTGGAGATAATGTTGATTTGGGAACTGTTGATGAGGACTGTGGAGTCTTAAAAGCAATGTGTACCCGTTGTAGAGATTACATGCACACTACACAAAAAGAAAGCGAACTTCAATGTAATACTTGTAACAAAAAAGAAAGACGTAAAGTTTCTAATAATTATGTTAATGATTAATTAAGGTTGATAAAATGGAAAATTTTGAAATTATTGAAGATAAAACTTTGGAACTCACTTTTGTTGTTTCTGATGAAAGTCATGGAGTTTACAATGCTTTAAGACATATTTTAATGCGAAACCCTGATGTAGAATATGCTGTTTACAACATTGATCATCCCCTTACCGGAAAGCCTGAAATGACTATTAAAACCAAAAGAGGAAAACGACCAAGAAACGTGTTGAAAAAAGCAGCTGAAGAACTCCAAAATGAAAGCTCTGAACTTAAAAAACTTTTTGATGAAGCTTTATAGCTTCAATAAGTTTATTTTTATGTGATTTAATGGCAGATTATAAAACTCCTTCATTAGCTACCGATATTTTTATTTATGATGATGATTTCAATTTTATATTGATTAAAAGAAAAAATGATCCTTTTAAAGATTATTGGGCGTTGCCTGGAGGATTTGTCGAATACGGTGAAAGTGTGGAAAGTGCGGCAATAAGAGAAGCGAAAGAAGAAACCAGCATTGATGTTGAAATCAAAGATTTAGTCAATGTTTATTCCGCACCAGATAGGGATCCGAGAAGACACACAGTAACTGTTGCATATACTGCTAAAGGTGATTTTAGAGCTCGTAAAGCAGCCAGTGATGCTAAAGATATTGGCATTTTTAATGCAGCAAAACTAGATGAAATCAACCTTGCTTTTGACCACGGCAAAATAATAAAAGAATGTTTAGTTAAATCTAAAAAAATAGATTTATAAAGTTATATTTAAATAAGTGATTAACTTAAATATAATGTATTAAAAGGGGGAGTTAATATGGAATTTTGTCCAAAATGTGGAGCGATGATGCTTCCTAACGATGGCATTTTAAAATGTAAAACATGTGGATATTCTAATGAATTAGAAAAAAATGACATGTATGAAGTTTCTAAAGAAATTAATGCTGAAGACAATGTTAAAATACTTGGAAAGGATATTGATGTTGGCCCAATTACAAATGAAACTTGTCCGGAATGCGGAAATGACAAAGCTACTTATAAATTATTACAAACTCGCAGTGCAGATGAAGCTCCTACCCGTATCTTTACATGTACCAAATGTAAGCATACGTGGAGAGCATACGACTAAGAGGTTTGCTTATGAAAGATTCTAAAGAAAAAGAGCATAGAATTTCTAATCTCAAAGACATGATTAATAATGTCAAAGAAGAAGATGAAATCGATAATTATGGAGATATAGAAGAAGATAACGAGCTAATCGAATATCTCAATGAAGACTCAGACAGTGATTTTGAGAAATTAGAAATTGATGATGAATTCATTTACCATCCAGGCGATGAAAACGAAAGTGCTATTAATTTAGAAGAAAACCTAATTAATGAGGATTTTATTATACAACCCCCAAAAATTGAAGATAGCGATGAAGAAAACATTGCCGATGAATATAATGAAGATTTCGTTGGGGAAATAAGTGAAAACTTTGATAATGTCATGAATGCAAAAATTGGTGGAAAACCTATTTTAGCTATTGTAAGCGGTGCCATAGGTGTGATCTTAATCATCATATCAATATTTATTTTCCAATCCCGCAGCGAAAGAATTATCGACAATGTTGTTGCAGGAGAAACCAGCTTTGCTTTTATTATATTCCTTGCAATTGGAGCATTATTATTGATTTATAGCCTATACAAACTATTAGATTTTGGAAATCCATTGTCAAATATTACAAAGAGCATTGATTCAATTGAAAATGAAAAAAAAGACCCTCCTAAACCAAAAAAAGAAGAACCATCCCCAAAAGTTATCCCAAAAAGCAAAATTCCATTAGATAAGGACTCCTACAAGGTGGGAGAATTTAATATGGATGATTTGAAATCTTCTCTTAAAAAACCTACTGATTCTACTAAAAAAGTTAAAGAAGTTGAAGAAAAATCAGAGGATATCGAAAATATTCCGCCAGCAAAAGAAAAATCACATGAAAAAAAAGATTTGACTGCTGAAGAAATTGAAGAAAAGGAATATGAACAAGCTAAACTTGATAGTGAATCCATTGATGATATTTTCGCTGAAGTAGAAGATATGGATGACTTAGAAATTATTTCTGTTGATTCAAAAGATAAGAAAACAAAAGAGAAATAATCTATTTAATTTTTATGGGCCTGTGGTCTAGTCAGGAATGACACAGGACTTCGGATCCTGAAATCGGGGGTTCAAATCCCTCCAGGTCCGCTTATTCTTTAATACGAACTACAGCTTCTTTGAAAAAGTCAGGCATTAATGATCTATACATCGGACTTTTAAATAACATGTTAATATCGCTATCTATAATGTAGGTGTAACATGAATCATCCTCAGCCCTCATTCCACGACCATATGCCTGCATTAATGTCATTACAGTTTTATAAGCATACCATTTTTTATCACGTTTCATCCTCATATTGACTTGTTTATCGCCTAAGTATGGGAAAGGCATTTTATAAATAATCTGGAATCTGCATTTATCATAAGGCAAGTCAACACCCTCACTCATTGATGGTGAGACCAGCACTAAAGGATTTTCATCTTTCTCAAAGAAATTAAGTACCTGTTCCCTATTTTTTGAGGTATGTGATATTAATCTTGAGTTATATAAATTATTAAGAATATATTGTTGGCATTTATAACTGTGGGTGTGTATTAAACCTTTATCCCCCTCATGTTTTTTTAGGATTTCCTCCAAGATTGGAATTGTTTTTGGAGCTGTCTTTTTAATCCTATTTGCAGACATTTTACCTGCCAAATTAAGAATGATTGGCCTTTTTTCCTTTGTAAATGGACTATCGACTTTTATGTGATAAACTTCATTTGGATTTAAACCTAACCATTTAGAAAACATTTTATGGGACAAAATTGTTGCACTCATAAATATGACAACATCCCCATATTTAAGCAGATTGTTTTTGGCATAGTGATGAACCCTTAATGGTTTAAATGACACTCCAGTTTCATCACTATCAATGACCCAGTTCTTAGGTTCTTTTTCAAGATTGTTTTTGAGAGTTTTAAGTCTTCCAATTGTTGACTTGATCCTATCGGCCTTGTTCTTACTTACATCTTTTAAATCAATATCTTCATAAGCGTCTCTAATTGCATCAACTTCCATTGTCCAGTCTTCAAGCTCACCATCTTCCAAAATGGATCTGGACATTATTTTATTAATGTCTTTTTCAAGAGTCCTATTATACAAATTGACTTCCATTGTAGCCATTAATTTATTTTCAATATTATGAGCTTCGTCTAAAATCAATAATGAGCGAGTACCGAAGTGTTTTACATAATTCAACTCAACAATAGCATAATCATAGTTCATTAAAGTTATTGGGGAGTTTATTGCATTAGCTTTCTGATTCCAATAGTGACAGTGATTATCCGATTGATAAAATATAGTTCCACCATGTGAATCTTCAAAAGCCAATTCTGCATCCAATGTTGGATTTTTAGCAACCCCATAGGGACAGAAAAATTTACTTGATGTAGGTGTTGTTTTACATGCCCCCATATCGCAAGTTGACTCCAAATTATCATGAAGACATGCAAAATTTCCTCTGCCCTTAACTAATGGAAAAGAAAACTCATTGGAATATTGGGTTTGCAACTGCTTAG contains:
- a CDS encoding transposase; translation: MMMKNLKEKARKMGRLEIRIALVDIGKNEPEILATNLTSEEFSTEDLKELYGKRWAVETGFDRLKNLIEIEDFSGIRRTIIEQDFHAHIFVYNLAMTIKNHAENNITRIPRNKDEKIIYQSNFAKITGNIYLFLFDLIFETQTKREQIIDFIVKEASKELIQYKENQYNNNNQNEKPRMFIINIQETRKKHTNQIISPKISEFSHLV
- a CDS encoding transposase; this encodes MNESFIDQLYGKYSGFSKFKGYIVSACDGSIIDLPNVTLTREEFPVGDENLLKEKRIRARVSCLLDVHSKHILTAKIVETTINEVDLAIEHLENLKQRLNITKLITIYDRGYSSIELMAKTIDLNSKFLIRLPKNVFRHLIKQMKTNDEIIKINLTNNRLSHFDDDEKFKRKSKKDGAIRNSHSISRYW
- a CDS encoding exosome complex RNA-binding protein Csl4 is translated as MNMKNEKIVMPGDKLGIIEQYLPGEGTYDDDGDIKSTVLGNVKINQKRKVISVVSDAKPALLKVGDIVYGQITDIKPQRANVTIECMKDNGRPLALPYMGAIHISQAKKDYLEKLSDAFRIGDIIQAKVIKITGDNVDLGTVDEDCGVLKAMCTRCRDYMHTTQKESELQCNTCNKKERRKVSNNYVND
- a CDS encoding DNA-directed RNA polymerase subunit L, translating into MENFEIIEDKTLELTFVVSDESHGVYNALRHILMRNPDVEYAVYNIDHPLTGKPEMTIKTKRGKRPRNVLKKAAEELQNESSELKKLFDEAL
- a CDS encoding NUDIX hydrolase — translated: MADYKTPSLATDIFIYDDDFNFILIKRKNDPFKDYWALPGGFVEYGESVESAAIREAKEETSIDVEIKDLVNVYSAPDRDPRRHTVTVAYTAKGDFRARKAASDAKDIGIFNAAKLDEINLAFDHGKIIKECLVKSKKIDL
- a CDS encoding transcription factor S, with the translated sequence MEFCPKCGAMMLPNDGILKCKTCGYSNELEKNDMYEVSKEINAEDNVKILGKDIDVGPITNETCPECGNDKATYKLLQTRSADEAPTRIFTCTKCKHTWRAYD
- a CDS encoding topoisomerase IV, whose product is MKDSKEKEHRISNLKDMINNVKEEDEIDNYGDIEEDNELIEYLNEDSDSDFEKLEIDDEFIYHPGDENESAINLEENLINEDFIIQPPKIEDSDEENIADEYNEDFVGEISENFDNVMNAKIGGKPILAIVSGAIGVILIIISIFIFQSRSERIIDNVVAGETSFAFIIFLAIGALLLIYSLYKLLDFGNPLSNITKSIDSIENEKKDPPKPKKEEPSPKVIPKSKIPLDKDSYKVGEFNMDDLKSSLKKPTDSTKKVKEVEEKSEDIENIPPAKEKSHEKKDLTAEEIEEKEYEQAKLDSESIDDIFAEVEDMDDLEIISVDSKDKKTKEK
- a CDS encoding ATP-dependent DNA helicase; its protein translation is MSNSMFCPNCGMLKSNCTCGKYNNDKPKKPTNLFSFSKSRSSSISDDDIPEVYSAEDHRQDEGTAAYLKEIYPNIDEDIIVNFPFKEPRMGQLDIIQDINDAIKRGYKYIILEAGTGTGKSAIATTLAKMYGSAYILTMTKQLQTQYSNEFSFPLVKGRGNFACLHDNLESTCDMGACKTTPTSSKFFCPYGVAKNPTLDAELAFEDSHGGTIFYQSDNHCHYWNQKANAINSPITLMNYDYAIVELNYVKHFGTRSLLILDEAHNIENKLMATMEVNLYNRTLEKDINKIMSRSILEDGELEDWTMEVDAIRDAYEDIDLKDVSKNKADRIKSTIGRLKTLKNNLEKEPKNWVIDSDETGVSFKPLRVHHYAKNNLLKYGDVVIFMSATILSHKMFSKWLGLNPNEVYHIKVDSPFTKEKRPIILNLAGKMSANRIKKTAPKTIPILEEILKKHEGDKGLIHTHSYKCQQYILNNLYNSRLISHTSKNREQVLNFFEKDENPLVLVSPSMSEGVDLPYDKCRFQIIYKMPFPYLGDKQVNMRMKRDKKWYAYKTVMTLMQAYGRGMRAEDDSCYTYIIDSDINMLFKSPMYRSLMPDFFKEAVVRIKE